GCGCACTGGAACAAAGCTTTAAACAGAACGATCAGAATTTCTTTGAAATGTTGATCCTCAACCTGCTTTATACCAAAAACTCCATTGGACTGGATGAAGTCCAATCAGCTTGTATGGGCCAAAAGCTGGATGCTGGCCGTTTGCCCCTCTCTGTACCGGAGCTGGGCCGCCGCCCGGTTGCCTATGCTGAACAGATCATCAAATTGTTAAAAGAACCAGCTGAACCGCGTGTTTTGAAAAACTGTCTGGAATTCTTCTTTGAATCTATTCTGGTGTTACACCTGATCAAATTTGACAAAGAATTCAAAAATGCTGTCACCCATTTTGAAGCAGAAAAAGAAAATCTCGCAAAACCCTTACAAGGGGTGGTTGATGGTGTTCTCGGCCTGATTGACCGGGTCCTCTTTGCCCGTCAACAAGCCCGTGAGACAGGCGAAGACACAACCATGCAAACCAAAGATACCATTAATCATACCATCGGCAAGTTTATGACAGCCTATGAAAACATGTATGAAAAAATGAAGAAATAAGGCAGCGGTTTCATGGTCGATAAAGTTACAGCGTGTATTGTGATTATCGGCAATGAAATTCTTTCTGGCCGTACCCAAGACAGCAATCTTAATTTCCTTGCCACAGAATTAAACAAACTGGGTATTCAGGTTGGTGAAGCCCGTGTCATCCCTGATATTGAAACTGTCATTATTGATACAATCAATTATGCCCGCAACACCTATGATTATGTCTTCACCACAGGCGGTATTGGCCCCACCCATGATGATATTACATCCGCCTGTGTTGCCAAGGCTCTGGGCTACGACTTTGCCCGCAACCCAGAAGCCGTTGCCATGCTGGAAAGCCATTACAAGCCAGAAGACCTGAATGAAGCCCGTTTACGGATGGCAGATACCCCCGTTGGGGCTATTCTGATTGAAAACCCCATCAGCAAGGCACCAGGGTTTCAAATTGAAAATGTCTTTGTCTTGGCAGGTGTTCCACGTATCGCCCAAGCTCTGTTTGATAACCTGAAAAACCGTTTAACAGGGGGGATAACCGTCCTGTCAAAAACCGTTTCAACCGATTTGGGCGAAGGGATCATTGCAGATCCCCTAGCCTCCCTTCAGGAAAAATTCCCCCATATTGACATGGGCAGCTACCCTTATTTCAAAGATGGCCGTTTGGGTGTTTCCATGGTCCTGCGCCATCATGATGAAACAAGCTTGCAAGAATGCGAACAAGCGCTGAAAGAAATGGTTGAAACGCTCGGCGGAAACATTATCTTTTCCTTATGAAACGAGAATTCCAGAAACTCCATTGGACGGCGCGCACGACGCTGATTTTCCTGTTCCAACATTTGGTTGCGGGCATTCTGGGCGGTATTTTCTTTGGCGTTCTGCTACTTTATTTTGATGTCAGCAATCTCTGGACCATGATTTCGTCTTCACAAGATCGCTGGCTGGTCCTGATTATGATGTTTACAGGATTGGCACTGACTTTTGGCAGCATCGGCATGGGCTGGGGTATTTTCAGTCTGGCACAGGAGCGCGACGACCCCCCCAGCAATCATACCTATTATTAACGGCGTAAAACCGTCTGATCAAAGGGCAAGCGGTCCTGCCAACCAAAGCGCACCAGCTCGGGGACATCATGTTCTTCTTCGGGATAGCCAATACAAAGATATGCAACCAAGTCCCAGCTATCCTGCTGAATATCCAGAATTTCCTTAATCATATCCGGTTCAATAATAGATACCCAGCCGATGCCGACCCCTTGGGCACGTGCCGATAACCACAGTGTCTGAATACTGGACACAACCGAATATTTCAGTGTTTCCGGCATGGTCTTTTGCCCCAGCCCTTGCCCAACCGTGGTGTGGCTATCGCAAAAAACCGCCACCTGGGCTGGCGCACGATCCAGTCCGGATAATTTCAGCGAGGCATAGGTCTCAGCCTTTTGACCATCATAATCTTTAAGTGCCTCTTGATTACAGGCTTCAAAATTATCACGGATGGCTTTGCGGCAATTCTGATCTTCCACCACAACAAAACGCCACGGCTGGCTATTGCCCACAGACGGTGCCAACGTGGCTGTTTCCAACAAATTATCTAACAACCCTGAGGGCAGCGGGTCTGTTTTAAAATGACGCACATCACGACGCCAGCGAAACAGTGCATCCAGTTGTTGCTGAAATTGGAGGTCAAAAACGGGTGGTGTCGGCATAAAAAAATCCCTGTATTTTTAGGGAGGGACTGTACTGCCTTTGGCACAAAATAAAAAGTCTCATTTGCGACAATAAGCTTCAAACTCTTCAGGCGCCAAGGGCTTGCTATAATAATAGCCCTGGATCATGTCACATTCCTGTTCCATCACAAATTTGCGTTGCTGCGGGCTTTCCACCCCTTCGGCCACCACTTTAATGCCCAGTTTATGCGCCATAACAATGATCGCTTCAACAAGGGCTGCATCCCCTTCATCACGATCCACATCCATAATAAAGGCCCGGTCAATTTTCAACACATCAAAGGAAAAACGTTTCAAGTAATTCAAAGATGAATAGCCTGTTCCAAAATCATCCAGATAAATCTGAACACCAAGATCACGGATATTTTCCAGTAATAATGCCGCCCCGTCCGGGTCTTGCATCACCAGCGTTTCCGTAATTTCCAAAGACAGCTGCTTGGGTCGAACCCCATATGCCTGCATCACCCCTTGCAGTTTTTCAACCAAGTTTTGATTGCGCAACTGATGGGGAGAAAGGTTCACCGCCACACGAATATCCTTAAGCTCCTCAACCGACTGCCAGTCATGAATTTGCTGACAGACCTGTTCCAGAACCTGCGCCCCAATCTCGTCAATCAGCCCGGTCTCTTCGGCAATAGAGATAAAATAGCCCGGCCCGACAAGCCCCCTGGCCGGGTGGTTCCAACGCGCCAATGCCTCACAGGAAATGACATCGCCGCTTTTCACATCCACAACAGGTTGATAGTGAACAACAAATTCCTTCTTATCAATTGCCTGGCGTAATTCACGTTCCAGAACCATCGCCTCATGGGCGATTTTATTCATCTCAGGCGTATAGAAACGGAAACTGTTACGCCCCGCTTCCTTCGCCTGATACATGGCCGTATCGGCATTTCGCATCAAAGCTTCCAACGCCACCCCATCATCGGGATAAACCGTAATCCCGACACTGGCGGTCAAAAAGATATCATGGTCCAGCACCGAAAACGTCTGCGACATTTCTGCCAGAATTTTATTGGCAACCTTTTCAATATCATAGGAATGTTTGATATCTGGAATAATGACGGTGAACTCATCCCCGCCAAGGCGCGAAACCGTATCTGTTTCACGCACACAGCCGAGTAATCTTTTTGACGCATCCATCAACAGGGCATCACCGACATTATGCCCCAATGTATCATTCACCGACTTAAAACGATCCAGATCGAGAAACATCAGGGCAACCTGCGTCCCATTTCTTTTGGCGCGCATCATCGCACGGCTGAGGCGATCCAAAAACAGGTTACGGTTGGGCAGACTGGTCAAGCCATCATAATTGGCCTGATGCTTGATCAGTTCTTCCGCCTTCTTTCGTTTGGTAATATCACTAAAGACTGCCACATATTGACAGATATCCCCCTGTTCATCGTGAACAGAAGAAATCGACAGCCATTCGGCATAAAGATCACCATTTTTACGACGGTTCCAAATTTCACCCTGCCAGCGCCCACGCTCACTTAATTGCAGCCACATGGTATGATAAAATTCCTGATCCTGACGCCCGGAACTTAAAAAACCGGGATCACGCCCCAGAACCTCTTCCTCGCTATATCCCGTTACTCGCGTGAAAGACGGGTTCACAGCCTGAATTCTGTTTTGTGTATCGGTCACAACAATGGCTTCTGAGGTGGTGTCAAACACCGTTTGTGCCAAACGCAATTCATTTTCATAGAGTTTGCGTTCTGAAATATCAACAACAGCCCCGACAATACCGCTTTTGCCATCCGCACCTGTATAACGCGCCTTATGTGACAACACATGATGATCCCCATCAGAACGGGGCAGGGACATTTCAACCAATTCCTCCCCGCCTTCTTTCAGCAGGGTTGCATTATGTTTTTGTAAATCCTGTGCAATCTCATCGGGATAAAAAACATCAATGGACTTGCCAAGAATATCTTCAATGGGGCGTTCCAGAAAATCCGCCATTGCCGTATTGCAGCCTAAGAACCTGAGTTCCTCATCCTTATAATAAATCGGGGTGGGAACGGTATCTATGATGGTTTGCAAGAATTTGGCTTGTTCTGCCATTGCCTTATGGTTTTCAGCAACTTTTTGTTCCAGTTGCGCCACATGCAAGGCACGCAGGACGCTTTGTTCCAGCTTCAACCAAAAATCAATCCCGCTGTTTTTTAATAAAAAGTCCTGAGCCCCAGCCTGCATGGCATCAATAATAACTTGCCTGTCATCGGCCCCGGTCAACATCACCACCGCAACAAGATTATCATTGCATCGTAACGTCTTAAGCATTTCCAGCCCAGTCATCCCCGGATCCATGACCTGATCCAGCACAATCAAATCGACAGGCTGATGTTCCAGATATTCAAAAGCTTCTTCTGCATTTTTACAGCTGGAAACCTGATACTTTTTTTTCGCCAGAAAAGCACTGACCACACGGCGAATCACTGGGTCATCATCGACGATCAGGACATGCGTATCATTGGCGTTGCTGGACATTGGAAAGGTAAAATCCCTGCGATCAGTATTTTCTTATGATTTTGTGTGTTTTATCCTAATTTAACCTATAGTGCTAAGGATTTATATATCTCTTTATAGATAACTTGCGAACAGCCCCTGTTTAACGCACACTAAAATCAAACCATAGCAAGGAGAACGCCGATGTCATTTCAACTCGTTTTACCGTGGCTGGTCATGCTTCCTATGATTTATGGCAGCACTTTAATTGGTGTTCCCATGTTTCTCGCCATTTTTCTTGCCGCAATCGGCCTGTCAGCCATGCACATCTGTGATATGAAATGCACAAAAGCCGAAGAAGAGGCAAAAGAAGGCTGTTAGACCCTAAACCAGACTTTCCGCCCGCTTGGACAGTTTACGTAAAATCCGGTCCAGTGCGGCATATTCTTCTGTGGATAAAGACGCACTGACGTCATCTTCAAAATCCAGTGCAAGCTTGCCAAGGCGGGCAAAAACCTCTTTACCGACCGGCGTCAGTTTCAACAAGTTGCGGCGACGATCAACCGTATCGCCTTCGCGTTGAATCCAGCCTTTTTTCTCCAATCGGGCCACAGCACGAGACACCTGTACTTTATCCAAATGGGAATGGGCACCAATCTCATGGCCGCTTTGGGGTTCATAGTGACCTAAATTTGCCATAACGCGCCATTCACCAATGGTCATGTCATATTCTTTGGAATAACGCTTGGAAAACCCCTGACTCATCAAATGGGCAATCACAGCCATGCGGTAAGGCAGATATTGCTCCAGAATTAAGTCCCGTTGTACTTCATCTTCTTCGTCACGAAGCAGCATATCCCATGCCTTCCTTGTAAGCGTTTTGCAATCAAAGTGTTATAACGTCCCCACACTATTTTTTGCAAGGTCTTGGCATTTTTTACTTGAATTGGTTTCAAATGAAATTATTATTAAGCGAAACTAATTCACCTTCGATCAGATGTTAAGGAAGCCAGCCCCATGAAACTTGCCACGTTAAAAGACGGATCCCGCGATGGACAACTTGTTGTCGTCTCAAAAGACCTGACCTCCTATGTTTCTGCTGCCTCCATTGCAGCCAACCTGCAAACGGCTCTTGATAATTGGGCTGAAACCTCTGTCAAACTGCAAGCGCTATCAGATGAACTGAACAACGCTCAAGCAACAAACGCACAAGAGTTTGATCAAAGCCAATGTATGCCCCCCCTGCCACGCAGCTACCAATGGGCTGACGGTTCTGCCTACGTCAACCATGTGGAACTGGTGCGCAAGGCCCGTGGGGCTGAACTACCGGACAGCTTCTGGACAGACCCGCTGATGTATCAAGGTGGCTCTGACGACTTCATTGGTCCGCGTGAGGATATTCCGCTGGCCTCTGATGAATGGGGCGTGGATTTTGAGGCGGAGATCGCCGTTATTACCGATGACGTGCCCATGTCCTCCACCCCAGAAGACTGCAAGAACCATATCAAACTGCTCATGCTGGTGAATGATTGCTCCCTGCGCGGCCTGATCCCCGGTGAACTGGCAAAAGGCTTTGGCTTCTTCCAATCCAAGCCCGCTTCCGCCTTTTCCCCGGTCTGTATCACACCAGATGAATTGGGTGATGCCTGGGATGGGGAAAAAGTCAACCTGCCGCTTCTCTCTACTCTCAATGGCGACGCCTTTGGTAAGCCCGAAGCGGGCGTTGATATGACTTTCACTTTCCCGAAACTGGTGTCCCACATCTGTAAAACCCGCAATGTGGGGGCTGGTTCCATTATCGGGTCCGGCACCGTTTCCAACAAGATGAACGGCGGACCGGGTAAGCCCGTTTCAGAAGGCGGGGTTGGCTATTCCTGTATTGCTGAAATCCGCATGATTGAAACCATTGAAAATGGCGAGCCTTCCACCCCGTTCATGAAATTTGGGGACACCATCAAAATCGAAATGAACGACAAAAACGGTCAGTCCATTTTCGGCACTATTGAACAGACTATGGTGAAAAACTGATGAAGCTTTATGACTACTGGCGTTCATCTGCGTCTTATCGTCTGCGTATTGCCCTGAATTTGAAAAATATCCCTTATGAACATATCTGTGTTCATCTGGTCAAAGGTGGCGGACAACAACATAGCGCGGATTATAAGGCGAAGAACCCGCAAGGCTTTGTCCCCGCCCTGGAATTAGAGGACGGCACCATCCTGACCCAATCCATGGCGATTTTGGAATATCTGGATGAAACCCATCCCACCCCTGCCCTGCTGCCAAGCGATGCCTTGGGCCGTGCAGAAGTGCGCTCCCTTGCCCAAGTGATTGCCAGTGACATTCACCCAGTGAACAACCTGCGCATTCTTAAATATCTGGCAGGTGAATTGGGTGTGGCCGATGAACAGAAAATGACCTGGTATCGTCACTGGATCACCAAAGGCTTTGAAGCCTTAGAAGCCCGCCTTGGCAATACAGGCTTTTGTTATGGGGACAGCCCGACACTGGCCGATATCTGCCTGATCCCGCAAGTTTACAATGCCCACCGTTTCAATGTGGACATGACGCCTTTCCCGAAAATTTCAGCCATTAACGAGAACTGCCTGAAGATTGAGGCTTTTGACAAAGCTGTACCGGAAAACCAACCGGATGCAGAATAGTTAAGTCGTCCTCGCGTATGCGGGGACCTCTCTCCTCATGGAAAAAGACCCCCGATCAAGTCGGGGATGACTTTTAACCCTTTGTCTCAAACAAAGGCTTCACATCGCCACTGGGCATACGCGCGCGGTTTTCTTCAACTTCGCGCAAAGGGATGGCTGGCTTCATGGTCTTAAGCGAACGCACGGCTAAATCCTGATATTCCTTCGTTCCTGCGCGTTTCCAGGCAAATTCTTCATCTGAAACTTCACGCATCAGCTTGGCCGGCACTCCACCGATGAGGGAACGTTTTTCAAATTTCAGGCCCGCACGTACAAAGGCAGAGGCAGCAACAATACATTGCGGGCCGATTTCCGCCCCATCCATAATCACCGCATTCATGCCCACAAGGGCATCTTCGCCGACTACACAGCCGTGCAACACAGCCCCATGGCCGATATGGCCATTTTTCTTCACAATCGTATCCGTGCCGGGGAAACCATGCATGACACAGGTATCCTGAATATTGGCCCCTTCTTCCAAAATCAAACGGCCAAAATCCCCGCGCAAACAACAGGCCGGCCCCACATAAACGCCGGGACCGACAATCACATCACCAATTAAAACCGCATCCGGATGAACAAAGGCTGTTTCATCAATGACCGGAATAATACCATCAAGTTCATAGACTTTAGGGGACATGGACATAAGCTTTTCCCTTATAAAATAAAAGCGAGCCCCTACTTTATGCAGGAGCCCGCTTTACATGAGAAGTAAATAATTGTTAACGGCGGCTTTGAACCACGCGGAAACGACCTGATACAAAGTTCCCATCTGTCAGGGCCGCATTCGCTGCCGGGTTCGCCCCTGTGGCGTGGAAATCAGAAAAGGCCGCGGACTGATTGACAAACACACCGCCTGTCAGGTTGATGGACAGATTGACACCGACTTCAAGAGCTGCGTCTTCCACAGCTTCAATCACATCATCATTCTTGGAATAAAGCCCCAAGGTAATCGCACCATTTTCAGAAATGGTCTGGCTCATTTTCGCAATACTGTCTTCTGTGCTGTCTGTTGCGATTACAAAGACAATCGGGCCGAACAATTCTTCTGAATATTTTTCCACATCAGCCCCATCAACCTTAATAATCACCGGTGTATGACACTGCACCCCTTTAAACATTGGGTGGTCAATCTGGGTCGTATCCAGCACCACATCACCAAGCTTTTTAGCCTCTTCCATACGATCCAGAATAGACTTGTTCTGAATGGAACCGAGCACTTCCACCGCACGTTCCGGCACAGAGAGGAATTTTTCAACGCCTGTAGCAATGGCTTTTGCCACATCATCAAAGCTCATTTTCTCGCCATTTACGTCAATACCATCACGCGGGATAAAGACGTTTTGCGGTGTGGTACACATCTGACCCGAATAAAGGCTGAACGTGAAGGACAGGTTGCGTGAAATCCCTTTGATGTCATCAAAATCATCAATCACAATGGCATTCACGCCCGCTTTTTCCGTATAGACTTGGGCCTGCTTGCAGTTGTCTTCCAACCAGTTCCCAAATTCGCTAGACCCCGTAAAGTCGATGATCTTCGTATCTTTATGCGTGGCAAATTCCTTGGTGATCGGTGCATCCAGCGTATCAACCGCCAAACACACCAAATTCGGATCAATACCCGCCTCACTCAACACATCGCGGATGATCTCAACCGTAATGGCCAGTGGTAAAACAGCGCGTGGGTGCGGCTTCACAATCACACCGTTGCCTGTGATCAAGGAGGCAAAAATACCCGGATAGCCATTCCATGTGGGGAAAGTCGCACAACCGACCATCAAGGAAACACCACGACCAACAGCCGTATATTTCTTTTTCATTTCCAGCGGGTCATGCTTGCCTTGCGGCTTCACCCAATCAGCTGTTTCAGGATGACGCATCAATTCGTCATAACCATAGGCAACCGCTTCAAGCCCACGATCTTGTGCATGTGCCCCACCGGCCTGAAACGCCATCATGAAAGCCTGCCCCGTGGTATGCATCACTGAAAAAGCGATCTCGAAACTTTTGGCATTCAGTCGTTCCAGAATTTCCATACAAACGCCCGCACGACCCTTGGGGCCAAGCTTGCGCCATTCTTTTGTCGCCGCCTTGGACGCGGCCATCATGGCATCTACATCAGGGGCCGGATATTGAACGTTCAGCTCCACCCCAAACGGGCCTTCTTCTGCGCCTAATGTGCCGCCGGATGTGGGCTGATCAATTTCAAAGGTTTTGCCCAAATGAGCCTGAAATGCCTTGATCCCATCGTCTTGTGCCGTTTCACCATAGACACGCGGGCTTGGCATTTCTTTATAACCGGACCAATAGCCACGAGTGCGCGCAGCTTCACAAGCTTGTTCCAGTTTCTCTTTATGTTTTTCAAAAAGCTCCAGGCTCATTTTTCTTTCCCTTGTTTTTTATTGTCGTCATCCCGCACTTGATGCGGGATCTCTGTAAATTTTAAGCAGATCCCCGATCAAGTCGGGGATGACGTTAATATCAAAGCAGCTCAAGCCACTCTTTAACCCAGTCAATTGCCTCTTCATCCGGCAGGGGCTGTGTACAGGCATCTACCTCAAGGCGTTCGCCCACACGTTTTGCCCCACAGGCTGTGAAAACCGCATCCATATCCTTGCCTGCCTGACAGAACGTATCTGAATAAGTCTGATCCCCCAGCGCAATAATGCCATAGCGAACCTCAGAAAGGTCCGGCGTATCTTCCTTCATCACATCATGAAGCGGAATGATATTGTCGGGCAATTCACCCAGTCCATGGGTGGAACAACTGATGATAATGGTGTCATGGCCGTCCAACACATCAAGACCATCGTCAAATTCTTCGATAATCTCTACCTCATGGTCCAGACGGGACAATTCGTCGTTTAGCGCCTCGGCAACCATTTGGGCGTTGCCCGATTCTGTTCCTACGAATATGGCGATGCTTGTCATGACTTACACTCGTTCTTCTTGGTTTAACCCTGTGCAATCCCTAGATAAATCAGAACTATTTCAAATCTAGAAAGGGACCTTTGCATTTCTTTTAACATTATTGTTTGAATGTTTCTAATTTTTTTGATACTAAATTTATAGAAAGTTGTCTAGTTTTGTATCACATTTTATTTTATGATATCAAAACAAGATGAAATTAACAACGCAGCCCATGCGAAAGGGGAGAGGATATAATGTCTAAAAATGAAGATGCCTTGCTTGCACGCATCCAAAACAACGAAAAGCTGACAGCAAAAGATGAACTATCGTCTGGATATAAAGGTGAATTACGCCGTCTGATGGTGACTTTTGTTGATTCTGAACTCGCAGGGGCCGCAGGTTTTGTCGATATCATCAACAAAGCACCCGGCATTCGTGAGCGTCGCGCAGCTGCCCGAATCGTTTCAGAAAAATTCGAACATGCCCATCGTATCCTCGAAATGCTGGAAGATTTCGGTGTCAATACAGACCTTTATGTTCAGTCCCACCCATGGGATGCACGCCTGTCACGTACCCTTGATCTGGGCAACCGCCGCATCAGTGGCGACAAACGCCTCAATGTCCTGCATTACCCATATGAAGGTTGGCTCGATTCGGTTGTCATGAACATGTTGATGGGTCTGGCGTCCTCTATTCAGCTGGAAGAAATTTCCCATTGCTCCTACGCCCCACTGGCCGCAGCCATGGGTGAAATCGCCGCTGTAGAGGCCGAACATGCCGAACTGGGACGCAAGGGTTTAGCCAAAGCCATTGAAAATGGCTATAGCTTGGAAGCCGCTCAAGCCAGCGTAGATTACTGGTACAGCCGCGTTGCTGCCACATTTGGTAAAAGCGATTCCCAACATTTTGACCAAGGGAAAGCCTATGGCCTGCGTCGCACGCCCAATGCGGACCTGTTGGCAAAATGGGAAAGCCGCATTGCCGAACAGCTCGCCCGTATCGGCCTGGAAGCACGCGACTAACCAAACTTATCATTTTCATACGATACTATAACTTTTGTGTATCATATTAAAATAACAGGAGCCCAAAGTGGCCGAACGCCTTCCCCCCTATCTGGATGGCTGTGAGGATGTGTTGACATCACTGGATGATGCCCACGTCCTCACCATCCGCATCAATCGCCCCAAGGCACGCAACGCCTTGCGCACCCAGCTGTTAAAAGAACTTTCTGAGGTCTTGGGCAAAGCCACCCATGATGATGCCGTGCGTGCTGTTGTGCTTACAGGCGGTGACAAAGTCTTTGCCGCCGGGGCTGACATTACGGAAATGGCTGATAAAACGCCTGTGGATGTGATGAATGATCCGCGTGCGGCTTATTGGCTCGCCATTCGTAATTTTCCCAAACCCATGATCGGAGCGGTTAATGGCTTCTGTTTGGGTGGGGGCAATGAACTCGCCATGCATTGCGATGTGTTGATTGCGGGCACATCCGCCCAATTCGGCCAGCCGGAAATCAACCTTGGTATCATCCCCGGTGCAGGGGGAACACAGCGCCTCACCCAGATGATCGGAAAATCCAAGGCGATGAAGCTCGTCTTATCCGGTCAGTTTATGTCCGCAAATGAAGCTGAACGCGCCGGACTGGTTGGCGAAGTGTGTGAACCCGAACTGACCATTGAAAAGGCCACAGCCCTTGCCAAGTTAATTGCAAGCAAGCCCCCGGTGGCCGCACGTTTGGCAAAAGAATCCGTACTTAAGGCAAGTGATGCCATGCTGCATGAAGGCATGGCGTTTGAGCGTCGTTCTTTCACCACGCTCTTTGCCACCGAAGATAAACAGGAAGGCGTCAGCGCCTTCATGGAAAAAAGAAAACCTACGTTTAAAGGACGTTAAAACCATGAGTTTCGAAACCATTCTTTTTGAAAAGAAAGACGGCTACGCCAAAATCACCCTCAACCGCCCGGATGTGCTCAACAGCTTTAATGAAGTCATGCATATGGAATTGCGCGATGCGTTGAAAAGCTGCCAAAAAGATGAAGAGGTGCGCGCCATTTTGCTAACAGCCGCAGGTCGTGGTTTCTGTGCGGGCCAAGATTTGGGGGACCGTGCCGTAACAGGGGATGAAGGCCCGCGTGACCTTTCCCAAACCATTGAGAAATTCTACAACCCGCTGGTGCGCCTGATCCAGTCTATTGAAAAGCCTGTTGTCTGTGCCGTCAATGGTGTGGCCGCAGGCGCAGGTGCCAATATCGCCCTTGCCTGTGACATTGTTTATGCTGCCCAAAGTGCCAGCTTCATTCAGGCATTTTGTAAAATCGGTCTGGTACCAGATAGTGGCGGCACATGGTCCTTGCCGAACCTAGTTGGGATGGCGCGGGCTAAAGCCCTTGCCATGCTCGGAGATAAAGTATCTGCCACACAAGCCGAAGAATGGGGCATGATCTGGAAATGTGTCGATAATGACGCCCTGATGGAAACAACCGAAGAATTGTGCGCACAACTCGCCCAAGCCCCGACATTCGGTCTTGGCCTGATCAAACGTGCCATGAATGCAGCACCAACAAATACCATGGATCAGCAGCTTGATCTGGAACGAGACCTTCAAAAAATGGCAGGTTTCAGCGATGATTACAAAGAAGGTGTGAATGCCTTCTTGGAAAAACGCAAACCGAACTTTACAGGAAAATAAAATGGCTGCCCTTTCTTCTTCAGATACAGTCGCCGTTATCGGTGCCGGAACCATGGGGGCCGGCATCGCACAGGTCGCGGCCAAGGCCGGTCACCCGGTTCTTCTTTTTGATGCCATGATGGGTGCTGCCCAGGTTGGTAAGGATAAAACCGCCAAGGGCCTGTCCAGACTTGTTGAAAAAGGCAAGATGACCCAAGACGATGTGGATGCGCTTTTGGATCGCATCAGTGTCGTGGAAAAACTGGAAGACCTTGCCCCGGCCAAACTGGTGATCGAAGCCATTGTTGAAAACATCGACATCAAACAAGACGTCTTTGGCAAACTGGAAGAGATTTGTTCTGAA
This sequence is a window from Terasakiella sp. SH-1. Protein-coding genes within it:
- the paaN gene encoding phenylacetic acid degradation protein PaaN; this translates as MSLELFEKHKEKLEQACEAARTRGYWSGYKEMPSPRVYGETAQDDGIKAFQAHLGKTFEIDQPTSGGTLGAEEGPFGVELNVQYPAPDVDAMMAASKAATKEWRKLGPKGRAGVCMEILERLNAKSFEIAFSVMHTTGQAFMMAFQAGGAHAQDRGLEAVAYGYDELMRHPETADWVKPQGKHDPLEMKKKYTAVGRGVSLMVGCATFPTWNGYPGIFASLITGNGVIVKPHPRAVLPLAITVEIIRDVLSEAGIDPNLVCLAVDTLDAPITKEFATHKDTKIIDFTGSSEFGNWLEDNCKQAQVYTEKAGVNAIVIDDFDDIKGISRNLSFTFSLYSGQMCTTPQNVFIPRDGIDVNGEKMSFDDVAKAIATGVEKFLSVPERAVEVLGSIQNKSILDRMEEAKKLGDVVLDTTQIDHPMFKGVQCHTPVIIKVDGADVEKYSEELFGPIVFVIATDSTEDSIAKMSQTISENGAITLGLYSKNDDVIEAVEDAALEVGVNLSINLTGGVFVNQSAAFSDFHATGANPAANAALTDGNFVSGRFRVVQSRR
- a CDS encoding flavodoxin domain-containing protein gives rise to the protein MTSIAIFVGTESGNAQMVAEALNDELSRLDHEVEIIEEFDDGLDVLDGHDTIIISCSTHGLGELPDNIIPLHDVMKEDTPDLSEVRYGIIALGDQTYSDTFCQAGKDMDAVFTACGAKRVGERLEVDACTQPLPDEEAIDWVKEWLELL
- a CDS encoding Phenylacetic acid catabolic protein, producing MSKNEDALLARIQNNEKLTAKDELSSGYKGELRRLMVTFVDSELAGAAGFVDIINKAPGIRERRAAARIVSEKFEHAHRILEMLEDFGVNTDLYVQSHPWDARLSRTLDLGNRRISGDKRLNVLHYPYEGWLDSVVMNMLMGLASSIQLEEISHCSYAPLAAAMGEIAAVEAEHAELGRKGLAKAIENGYSLEAAQASVDYWYSRVAATFGKSDSQHFDQGKAYGLRRTPNADLLAKWESRIAEQLARIGLEARD
- a CDS encoding enoyl-CoA hydratase-related protein → MAERLPPYLDGCEDVLTSLDDAHVLTIRINRPKARNALRTQLLKELSEVLGKATHDDAVRAVVLTGGDKVFAAGADITEMADKTPVDVMNDPRAAYWLAIRNFPKPMIGAVNGFCLGGGNELAMHCDVLIAGTSAQFGQPEINLGIIPGAGGTQRLTQMIGKSKAMKLVLSGQFMSANEAERAGLVGEVCEPELTIEKATALAKLIASKPPVAARLAKESVLKASDAMLHEGMAFERRSFTTLFATEDKQEGVSAFMEKRKPTFKGR
- the paaG gene encoding 2-(1,2-epoxy-1,2-dihydrophenyl)acetyl-CoA isomerase PaaG, which codes for MSFETILFEKKDGYAKITLNRPDVLNSFNEVMHMELRDALKSCQKDEEVRAILLTAAGRGFCAGQDLGDRAVTGDEGPRDLSQTIEKFYNPLVRLIQSIEKPVVCAVNGVAAGAGANIALACDIVYAAQSASFIQAFCKIGLVPDSGGTWSLPNLVGMARAKALAMLGDKVSATQAEEWGMIWKCVDNDALMETTEELCAQLAQAPTFGLGLIKRAMNAAPTNTMDQQLDLERDLQKMAGFSDDYKEGVNAFLEKRKPNFTGK